caatgttaatatttggttacatgtccattggcaagtttcactgcaataaggcacttttggtagccatccacaagcttctggcaagcttctggttgaatttttgaccactccttttgacaaaattggtgcagttcagctaaattttatggttttctgacatagacttgtttcttcagcattgtccacatgttcttaatggggtttaagtcaggactttgggaaggccattctaaaaccttaattctagcctgatttagtcattccctttaccacttttgacttgtgtttgtgatcattgtcctgttggaacacccaactgcacccaagacctaaactccgggctgatgattttaggttgtcctgaagaatttggaggtaatcctcctttttcattgtcccatttactctctgtaaagcaccacttctattggcagcaaaacaggcccagagcataatactaccaccacgcttgacggtaggcatggtgtccctgggattaaaggcctcaccttttctcctccaaacatgttgCTAAACAAATGACAGCTTGAATGACAGAGCATAGTAAAGTGTGCTGTTGCACTTTTCTTATGTACTTTTACCAAGGCAGAAAATAAAATAGTTCCCACCGACCGCATTTCATTTAGACAAGGTCTCaatgatttagttactttacatggTCTTTCTGTTaatgatatacagtacataatcTCAAATAACCAACATACCCAAAGcattgatattttgatttgagaatcgatattagagcataaagatctggtattggcagtattgatatttcagtattgttatacACATCACTAATCTGAATAGGCAGAATAAAAACCTGTTTGGAACATCTTTTATcatattgtttttcaaacaatatttcttatctaaacatttgtttttatgttTAAGTCATGTTAGAGGTTAAAATTGTGATCTATTGGGGGGCCAAATTCCAGTTAGTGATTTTAACTCATGTTAAGAGGATTTTGATTTGACAATTGAGATACAATTGTTTTGAGTCACGAGCCCAATCAGAGAACCAATGAAGATAAGCTTGTAAATTAAGGTTGTACTGTACATTGTCAAACAAGACATGAGGATGAATTCCGATCCTTACCTGAAGAAAAGTGACAGTCGTCGTTGCTGCAAAGGAACCTGGCACCCCGTGTGTATTTGGTGACCCTTGTGACTGCAATGGCCAGACCTTCCATGAGCATAGGCCTCATGCAGCAGTGTGTACGCGGGAACGCAGCAAGGTCCAGCTTGTAGTCAGGAAATGGAGGCAGGTGTGTCAACTTCAAAATGACATTCACCTTAAGGGACCAATCAAGTTAGCTTTTGAGGTTGAGGGTGAAATGTTAGGTTATTGCATACCTGACACTCTGTATGTACACTCTCAATAAGTGAAAGTGTCTTAATGGCCAAGAAGCACACCTAAAAAGAGTGTATTATAAGGTTAGGCTGTCATGTGTAGAGATTCATGCAAACTGATCTCTTACAGATTGAAACAAAGCTGTTGCATTCAGTGGGTGGTGTAATATACGGTCACCCAGGTCTGGGTCCACCTCTATGACGTCAGTGGGATTAACGCCGACACAGAACCGGAAAATCACCATTGCGTTTTGTTGGGGGtctataaaaatgtgtaattaaGATATTAGATTTGGCACCAAACAAAGTCAAGTTAGCTGTTAGCCAATACGTCCTCACCCAAAAAGTAGTTATAACTTACCGTTGAACGATTTGCAGTCTTCTGTTAGTTTCTGAAGGCCGCCACTTTTGTCCAAATAAATCAAAACCGACCGTTTTAACGAGAACATGTCCGCCATTGTTTTACGTCAATACAAGCGCGCTTCTATTTTGAGCGCGACGAAGCGTTCGTTGCCACAGCAACCAGGCACACGAGACAGGACGTGACATCACTACATTGCATCGTTGCTCTGTCAAGAAATTAGCTATTGGCTGTCATAAAAAGTTGCTAGAAAAAATGACATAAAAGCTTCATTTGCATAATTGGTTACAACGGTCGCTGTCGTGGGAGACATAAAAAGTGAGTTTAAAAAAACCCAATTATGATTAGAATTGTAAACGAATGGTCTCGTGTTACtcttagtttagttgtatttttcttttttctattgttaaatgttaaagtgTAGCGTGTAAGGACGGGAGTCAAAGgcggagtgtcaaaagatggtgcGAACAGTTGTAGTGACGTTCAGACTTCAGTTCGCAACAACGGAGCATTAAAAACACACCCGTGTCTTTCGAGTTAACAAACCGGAAATGTGTCAGgtgaaaaccgtccgaccggaactctctaaacaTAACTAAGGTTCCTTGGGTCAAATGATCtaatgcaggggtcaccaacgcggtgcccgcgggcaccaggtagcccgcaaGAACCAGATGAGTAGCTCGCTGGTCTATTCTAAAAagagctcaaatagcagcacttaccagtgagctgcctctattttttaaattgtatttatttactagcaagctgatcTCGCTTTGGTCGACATTTttcattctaagagagacaaaactcaaatagaatttgaaaatccaagaaaacattttaaagacttggtcttcactaactgacaaagaaacagataacagatttggtgtccagttcaaagtgtgacatgatttatttaaaaatttgaagagttgacttttgtattttacatgagttattatttgtaaaaacatggtgcaaagtaattcatgatttgttaaaaatgttagtggctagctagttaaaatgggatattgtgatttcacaagactgtcttagaagtgatcatttgaaaatgttcaatttgaaaaatgtgcacttagagaaaatataaaaataaagttttgcatattgatatttatctgtttctatatatatttattgtgagaaatcattaagatgatcagtgtttccacaaagataaataacattaattattaataataacagagttaaagttaaattgagcaaattgactATTTCTGGCAAGTTATTTAAGTGTgtgtcaaactggtagcccttcgcattaatcagtacccaagaagtagctcttggtttcaaaaaggttggtgacccctgatctaatgAATCAAGGGTTGTGATATTCACGATCGAAACAAAACTATTGACTCGCTCATAACATAGGGTTATTTCATTTTTAGCGTGAAAGTGATGTCTTACTAACTCTGCGGCAGCTTTCCTCTCTGCCCGTACTGCAGCTGGAACTGCTGCATGAGCCCCCCGTCAACTTGACCACCTGTGAGGAGGGGTTCACGGCAGCACCGGACGTTCGTTAAAGGCAATACATGCAGAATGATACGCGCTTTCATGTCTCCGAAACATCCAAAAGTCACCAGATTTGTCgctagttccatccatccatttcctaccgcttatccctttcggggtcgtttaGAAAAAGTCACTAGACTTGGCAAGAAGTCGCCCAGTTGGCAACAGTGCTACATTGTGGTTTACATAAAACATTCAAATTCATAAAATATGATTCATTTCTTTATTTCTGAGCAGGTGCATAAACCTACTTAATTTCCAGGGTGATGTCAAATTTCTGACAACCAACAAAAAATGTACTgaggaaaaaaactaaataaaaaaaaaacaaatatgtgacCTATACACAGAAATGCTATATTCGGTGCTCTCTCAAATAATCCAGTCTCCTTTGTCAGGGATATGAAGGTTTCATAGAAATTACACGGCTATAACATGAATTATATGTCACAGAGACACACATGTGGCAGTCCAATTGTGTCCTTTAATGCCCAGTGACCtggtaatgtatgtatatattttttggaagGCACATTTTAGGAATGATATTTATCTTGAATATCTGTCCTTATTTCTTAATATatcatctttcatatatatatatgtatatatatatttatataaatacaaattAGTAAAAAAACATCTTTGTTCCCAATAAAAATCTATTTTACCGGTAAGTGCGGTTTCATCTGAGCTGCTTTGGCGTAATGTTGTTTTCTTCCCTTTAGGTCATATCATGATGGATGGTCGGCAAAGGCGATTGGAGGCCTTGTCGAGAATTTATTATAGGAAAGAGTCATCAGAAGGCGGGGCGTAAGAGAAGCCCACAAAGGCGTCGTCGGCCTCCATCACACTGGCGTTGATGATGGAATGTTCTTGGGTCCAACACACAGAGTTAGGGACCATCTCCTCTGTGAACTCCGCGTCAAAGTTTGAGATATCAGAGTAAGAGCtctgtgggggaaaaaataaagAGGTTATCACTgccttaaaacaggggtgtcaaacaaattttagctcaggggtcgcatggaggaaaatatttTCCCAcgtgggccgaactggtaaaatcatgacataataacttaaaaatacaattacaacaacttcagattgttttgtttgttttacttcggcccaaaatagaacaagcacattcggaAAATGTACTTATTACAAATGATCCCCTTGACCGAACACTTAAACTTAGTTgaaaattttaagaaaaaaattggTTTTCATAGAACtgtagggacaagcagtagaaaatggatggatggatggatatattaaggtgcagtgtctcatgcattATTTTAAGTGAggttaccattttttttatttactcttGAAACCTggcatctttaaaggggaacattatcacaatttcagaagggttaaaaccattaaaaatcagttcccagtggcttattttatttttcgaagtttttttcaaaattttacccgtcacgcaatatccataaaaaaagcttcaaagtgcctgattgtaaccatcgttatatacacccgtccattttcctgtgacgtcacacagtgatgccaatacaaacaaacatggcgcatagaacagcaaggtatagcgacattaactaggattcagactcggatttcagctgcttaagcgattcaacagattacgcatgtattgaaacggatggttgtagtgtggaggcaggtagcgaaaacgaaattgaagaagaaactgaagctattgagccatatcggtttgaaccgtatgcaagcgaaatcgacgaaaacgacacgacagccagcgacacgggagaaagcgaggacgaattcggcgatcgccttctaaccaacgattggtatgtgtttgtttggcattaaaggaaactaacaactatgaactaggtttacagcatatgaaatacatttggcaacaacatgcactttgagagtgcagacagcccagttttcatcaattaatatattctgtagacatagcctcatccgctctcttttcctgaaagctgatctgtccagtccagttggaaatgcatctgctttgagtgtcgcaggatatccacacattcttgccatctctgtcgtagcatagctttcgtcggtaaagtgtgcggaacaaacgtccaatttcttgccactttcgcatctttgggccactggtgcaacttgaatccgtcccagttcgtgttgttacaccctccgacaacacacggacgaggcatgatgtctccaaggtacggaaaacagtcgaaaaaacggaaaataacagagctgatttgactcggtgtttgagaaaatggcggattgcttcccgatgtgacgtcatcgctccgagagcaaataatagaaaggcgtttaattcggcaaaattcacccatttagagttcggaaatcggttaaaaaaatatatggtcttttttctgcaacatcaaggtatatattgacgcttacataggtctggtgataatgttcccctttaagctttcaCAAGTGCATCAATTTCAGGTGTAACATCTTGAGTGGCAGACAATTTCCGCCTTGTGATGATAATTTTTCTCTGCactctgtttttttcttttttgacaaacacattttgtgaAAATGAGGATGTCAAATTACGATGTGTTCgtagcagaagacataaaacggcaggttttacgtTGTGtcgaggaggagccacagcccagctttactgtgtacctcagcCCCGCATAAACCATTTACATGCCTAACAAAATTGCTATTGcgccatccagtggacacattgagaACAGCAATTTCTTTAATTTCATTTCAAAATGCAGCTTATTCAAACCCGAGTCgtgtgtttgacatccctgccttAAAATAAACACGCAGTTAAATAGTAAACAGTCATATACTTATTTCACTAGTTTGAATCTGAAAATATTTACCACATTGGGTGTAAATGGAGGTGCAATCTTCTTCTGTTCAAGATCATTCCAGTTGATGGAGGAgaagaataggtgtgttttgatttcattctgaaaaaaacaaatatcaaCACCAATACCATTCAAAACATTTCTGTAGCTGCCTATCCTAGTCAAAGATTCTGCTACAGAAGAGGACGCTGTGGCCACTAGAGGGTGCTGCAGCGTACAACATTTTGCCTTCGGACTCACAAAGTCATCCCTGGCTCCCAGCCTGAGCGCTCCTTCTTTCTCCAGCAGGCCTTGCAGGAGAGACCAGGCCGTGTTGGACGCGCCGGCTCGTATCACCAGTGGCTTGTGAAGAATGTTGTCGTACATCTCGTGCGTGTCCCTGCTGTAAAACGGCGGCTGAGGGAAGGGAAGCACCTGCGTTACAAACTTACCACTTCTTCAGGGTGACgggaatcgtaaaaaaaaaaaaaaaaaaagtcaaataactCTTACCAAGCCAAAAAGCATCTCATAGAGCACAGAACCCAGACACCACCAGTCCACGGTGTTATCATACGGCTGCTTCCGGAGCACTTCTGGAGCTAAGTACTAGCGGGCAGAAACAAAGTATAACTTACAAATGTGTCCCAGGTGAATTGAAGcagtgaaaaaaaaattatagataTTTAGCTGACAATAGCATTTTTAGTACTATGGTTTTATTGTGATACTGATGACATATTTATTGCTGTGTcccacaaatttgacagcgacaagcaaacaactgaggcagcacggtggaagaagggttagtgcgtctgcctcacaatacgaaggtcgtgagtagttgtgagttcaatcccggcctcgggatctttctgtgtggagtttgcatgtcctccctgtgactgcgtgggttccctccgggtactccggtttcctcccacctccaaagacatgcacctggggataggttgattggcaacactaaattggccctagtgtgtgaatgtgagtgtgaatgttgtctgtctatctgtgttggccctgtgatgaggtggcaacttgtccagggtgtaccccgccttccgcccgattgtagctgagataggctccagcgccccccgcgaccccgaagggcataagcggtagaaaatggatggatggatggaagcaaaCAACTGCGTCTTCAATGCAATGTAGTGTCCTCCCTGGCGAAATAGCAGCTAATGTGCCTTCACAGTGCAAATACACTTCTAAATCaccaatcctggcctccatggcgacaaataaagtatgtttcttacaaatagTATCACTGGaatacgaggaatagctaaagatGCTACACTGCACACTGTAGGAGGCTACAATAAGCTATGATAACTGCTAAGCTAGAgcgcttgaatgtaaacaaaggtgggcgtTAACAATACCAGGTAGggtatcagtatatggtcaatactacagtgattagaacaatattttttattatcacaaaataacTTTCTGTcgtttttattgtttacaaaccagGAAATAAGTCCCAGGACACCGGAGGGCTTTAAGAGCaaaaatagttgatatatttaattTTGTTACACCACTatcctgtgtttttgtttaattataaCTGTGATCAAAAATGTTATTTCATTGCATTCAATTATCCTAAAAAATATAAGTatcagcatttttaaacattttaacagCCTTTGCaacccattttgaaatggttatatttagggatgtccgataatggctttttgccgatatccgatattccgatattgtccaactctttaattaccgataccgatatcaaccgataccgatatcaaccgatatatacagtcgtggaattaacacattattatgcctaatttggacaaccaggtatggtgaagataaggtactttttaaaaaaattaataaaataaaataagataaataaattaaaaacattgtcttgaataaaaaagaaagtaaaacaatataaaaacagttacatagaaactagtaattaatgaaaatgagtaaaattaactgttaaaagttagtactattagtggaccagcagcaggcacaatcatgtgtgcttacggactgtatcccttgcagactgtattgatatataatgtaggaaccacaatattaataacagaaagaaacgacccttttgtgtgaatgagtgtaaatggggtagggaggttttttgggttggtgcactaattgtaagtgtatcttgtgttttttatgttgatttaattaaaaaaaaacaaaaaaaacgataccgataataaaaaaaacgataccgataattcccgatattacatttaacgcatttatcggccgataatatcggcaggccgatattatcggacatctctagttatattatttttatataccaaataacatATTGTGATATACATATCCCCTACTCTGTAGACCAggagtgcccattacgtcgatcgcgagctaccggtcgatcgcgcagggtgtgtcagtcgatcaccagccaggcattgaaaaaaatagacctaaaaattagcgatcatacaTTTTCCCTATGACGTTTCTTATTGACATCCAAGGgacccgaggatcttgtgagatgacgctggctgctgccagctcagtgtgaaggaaaaaaagaccgtcaggaaggcgagaaacagtttttattccaaccgtgccgtcaaaagcctaaagactgaccgcacagttcctgtcttcacaataaaagtgctgctcgatgctgcctgcgctaacaaaataagagtctccgaaagctagcgcaaacaagctagcaagccacagagtttgccgtcaatgtatttcttgtaaagtgtaaaaaaacgagtatggaagctggacaaacaggatgccaaaaccaaccacttcaatgtggtattggacagaaaggaggacttttttttttctcatccaCGATGTAAAatcgaaaatgtggaagttgtcagcactactgtgaatcttgtctgattacaatccatgcaagtcatcagaattaggtaatacaccaacttatattcttgtcttcatgaaagataggaatctatatgttaaacatgcatgtattttgtacacctttaatatgtgaacaaaaacggcaaaaaaatgtatttatgtgtatatgtatatatatatatatatatatatatatatatatatatatatatatatgtatgtatgtatgcacgtatgaagtagatcacctcgactaggtcatttaaaaagtagctcgcctgctgaaaaagtgtgggcacccctgctgtagactatTTCAAGCAGGGGTATCCAAAGTGGGGCCATTTTCCTTTTGGCATATTTTAAAAGtagaattaataaatacataaaatatattattaaatgtaACACCTTATTTGCTTTGTCACCTGACTAACAAAAAGCTGAGATGTTTTGTTTTGATATCTTAGCATGTAACTAACAACATTGTTATCATCtatattacaaaataatgtaTCAAAGTGGTCCCGCTATCATCCTACAATTTTTCTGTATGCGGCTCTCACTGTAAAAGTTTGGAATCCCCTGCCTTGAAGTAAGAATTTAACATTCTTtagtcatgcaagtgtaaaaagaagtgaacatcactaatactaaaatgtaataatgaacCTGGAGTGAGTCAAAGTTGTTGGAGTTGTTGAGGTTGCTCCTTCTTTTGCATCAGTGATTGTCAAACtatggtatgtgtaccactagtagtacacaggctccatctagtggtatgccaaagaatcacttgattaaagtacagtgttttattttcctatattcaaacacagtgttactgttcaaactgtgtgtaatgttactgtggccaaaaatatcaactatacttgttaaataaacacCTGCCTTGTTTGTAAtgactacttaggtctactacgctactgtaataatgttggtacttggagagccaatttttttctgaggtggtacttggtgaaaatatTTTGAAAACCACTGTTTTGGATTGCTCAAGTgtgacattctgaaaatgtgtgccaattagagttgtacggtataccggtattagtatagtaccgcgatactaatgaatcatattcggtacgataccgcctctgTAAAGTACCGGTCCGACGgtatttggcatcacaacatcttttttcgtttaaaaaaaaaaattatattatgtttataaactcaggaaatatgtccctggacacatgaggactttgaatatgaccataacgacttggtatcggattgatacccaaatttgtggtatctttcaaaactaatgtaaggtatctaacaacagaataataagtgattattacattttaacagaagtgtagctagaacacgttaaaagagaaagtaagcagatattaacagtaaatgaatgattagtaattcattttctaccacttgttcttaataattttgacatggAAAATGACataatgttactgcatacgtcagcagctaaattaggagcctttgtttgcttacttactaataaaagacaagttgtcttgtatgttcagtattttatttaaggacaaacttgcaataagaaacatgttcaatgtaccgtaagattttttgttaaagtaaagccaataatgcaatttttggtggtcccctttatttagaaaagtatcgaaataattttggtaccagtactaaaatattggtatcgggacaacactagtgccaATAGGTTTAAAGGTTCCACTGAAGACATACCTCTGGTGTGCCACAAAATGTACTGGTCGTGTCCGTCTGGGAAATACCTTCCTTGCACAAGCCGAAGTCGGTCAAAACGATGTGACCCTTTGAAAAGAGAGGACACGGTGCAGGTTTTAGCTGACATGTGCCACACAAGCACTTCATTATTTGCTGAGGGACTGAGGGAGGCTATTGTCGGGCCCCCGGGAATGCGGGGTGGCAGTCAGTCCCATTCATCGTTCGTGCACTCTCTCCGTTGAAATCATTAGGAAGAGCTAATCCAATCACACATGCATTCTCGGCAGCAGGAAATAACAGTGTTGTGTTCTGCTACTAGTGGATCTTCTAAATAAACAATAACAAGAGGAGCTCATTGTTGTCTACTgcaggggtgtctaaagtgcaGCCTATACACACCTATGTAAgtcaaattaacacattaccggtaCTAATTAGATATTTATTATTAGGGATGAAACAAATTAGCTGTTTTGCTCACGTAGCTTAGcataaaataatacattgatGTGCTTTTATAGGTAGCGACTAAATTCCATCAATAACTCTGAGCACCGATTCATGTCAAATGAAATGGTTCCATATTTCGAGACCTTTTTTGCACAGCTTAAATACTTGGCAGACAACAAGCGTATTGGTAGCAGACTGTCGCTAAATAAAGTTACAATTttctatgccaacaaagcaagcgttTCAGATAGCAAGCACTCAAAAATAAGGCTccatttttcaaaatgtgctagcgcgatgctaatttacatttcaaatgccatatacatgctcaggcatgtgagcaccctttcagcaaaaaagaggaaaactgacgaaaaaaaagaaacaatctATTGGCATTAGGTGCTGCCACGCAAACCACAaagtaacattttgaaaatcaagactacctttcctacaattgggtgcatttctacaccatattttacctttagatttattctcatctaccaaaccttttttggctgtctttttgacacttacatgtcccatgtaatgtaccaccaAAATCGTTTTTTAGTCGATAATTTACTTACGTTATTATAATTGAAAATTAAATGTAAAGAACTCAGAAAAGGTttccatttggcaactctatcctgtacCCAACCCCCCCGGGTAATATACTgcgtcacgtcaaaaatataccttctcgctggctactaataaatactacAATTGGTTTGGAACCAACggtgtaatcatccaaatatgattagcagcaaagtagaaagcTGTCATCGATGTGGCTCGAAAGCGAACGCAGGCGACAACAAGCTAGCGAGCGAGATGATTATCTAATTATCAGTGAGGTGTTaaggcaagaggaacagcgagtacctgtGGCTGAGAAGAGCGTTTAAGACATTTTGTTTGAGtcttatttttgtatatttcattagaaaaaaacaatgatattttgaccaaaaaattaatGTTTGAAAACACAGATTTACGTGTTTTCGCAGACATTTCACAGGCTTGAATTGCTAGtgcttagcattagtgattt
This genomic interval from Nerophis lumbriciformis linkage group LG07, RoL_Nlum_v2.1, whole genome shotgun sequence contains the following:
- the sgk3 gene encoding serine/threonine-protein kinase Sgk3 isoform X3, translating into MDKMENLQNSDASEDEDDKNNSSSRNINLGPSGNPHAKPTDFDFLKVIGKGSFGKVFLAKRKLDAKYYAIKVLQKKVILNRKEQKHIMAERNVLLKNVKHPFLVGLHYSFQTTDKLYFVLDFVNGGELFFHLQKERTFLEPRAKFYIAEMASALGYLHSLNIVYRDLKPENILLDHEGHIVLTDFGLCKEGISQTDTTSTFCGTPEYLAPEVLRKQPYDNTVDWWCLGSVLYEMLFGLPPFYSRDTHEMYDNILHKPLVIRAGASNTAWSLLQGLLEKEGALRLGARDDFNEIKTHLFFSSINWNDLEQKKIAPPFTPNVSSYSDISNFDAEFTEEMVPNSVCWTQEHSIINASVMEADDAFVGFSYAPPSDDSFL